The Kordia sp. SMS9 DNA window AAGCAGGCAAAACGGTTGTGAAAGAAGAAGAAAAAGAAGTAACACCTGCGTATCCTGCTATTCAGAAATTTAGTCAAGAGCCAATGTATATTCATACTGCATTACATGCTTTTGATGATGAAATTAGTGTTGAAGAAGTAGGCGTTGTACCAGCAGCTGAAAAAGATGCGTACCATTTTGTATTCTACTTTAGTGATGACACAAACTTTGAAAAATTAGAAAACTATTATTTAGCCTTAATGCTATATCCAGAAGATGTAAGCACTATTGAGTCTGAAAAAGATAGAAAAAGAGGCTTAACCGCTAAAAGTATTAAATGTGAATTGGTACAAGATGGAAAATCGGTAGCAGTTGTCATTCCAGACTTTAGAATTCTTGGAAAGAAGATGAAAAGTGGAAAAGCATATTTATACAAACCAGGCGGAGGAATTTTAAATCCAGGAAGACCAAAACTAATTGTTGAAGAGTTTTCTTTATAAAAAATACGGTTCTATCTTGATGAACCCTATTTTTTAGCTGTTAACAATTATATCCAAAATCAACGAATGAAAAGTAAGATTGCAAAAATTATATCTTCAAAGAGTATATTAATTTTTGCAATCTTACTTTTTGCTTCCAACTTTGTTTCAAAATTGTGCAAAGAAGTATTCTCCATGAATGCTTCCTTTTACCCAAGCACCATTTTAAAAATACTAGCGGTATTTGTACTAGGAATCTATTTTGTGATGTTTCTACGGAAAGACACATTGGCAAAATACGTGTATATTCTCGTTGGAGTTTTCCTAGTAGATGTACTGATCAAAGTGTTCCATCAAGAGGCGTTCTCCGTAATTATGAGCAAAGGCTATTTTTTCTCAAAATTAATTTTCTTCTTTTTATTGGCCATCGCGATCAAAGATGTAAAAAAGGAGCATTTAGAAAAAACCATCAACGCATTATTCTTAATCGCTAAAATCAATCTCATCTTTATCGTGATTGGTTTTTTGTTCAAGATTGACATCTTTAAATCGTATCCGTATACAGACCGATTCGGATTTAATGGAATCATTTCAGAACCTGGAATTAGCAGTTATTTTTACATGCTGCTCGCCATTATAGCGTACATGAAATACATTTACAAAAAAGGAAGTCTTATCAACCTGCTACTGATCTGTATTGGTGTTTTTTTCCTTGGAACAAAATCAGGATTGCTATTTCTGGCCATTTTGGTATTTATCCATATACTGATACTTCTCAAAAAGAATATATACCGACTTTCGTTTGTGGCAGTATTGGTGACTTCGTTTTTAATTTTAAAGGATACAATCATTACGTTAGCCATCAACTCGTTCAGTTTTGGACCGTATATCTACGAAAAACACGGATTGCTCACGTTTATCACTTCCAAAAGAGATTTACTCTTTATAGATGCCATGACGTACATTAAAGAAGAGTGGAATGTACTCAACTATGTTATTGGCGGAATTGATCTAAAAATGCACCGAGTAGAGTTTGAATTTGTCGATATTTTTCTATTTCTAGGAATTACAGGACTTTTGGTATACATTTTCATCCTTAAAAAAGTATTCTTCCAAAAAAAACAAGATTGGCTGTATAGTGTTTTATTTCTCACCATCATATTAATTAGCAGTTTAGGCGGAAACTTATTTTTCTCTATTACCAATGCGTTCTGTTTTGCGGTTGTTTTTATGTATTTAAGAGACATCAATACTGCCGAAGAAAAACAGTTGTAAATGCGCTCTTAGCTTGGTTTTTAAGCCAATCCATTCCAGTGAATGTACTGTCATTAGTAATAAAATAGCAATAGACGGCAGGATTTCATTTACTTCTTAGTTAATTGTGTATTTTTGCGCTTGTTGAACACACAAAACCTTGTCTGAAAACGGTAATTTATGAATGTAGCGATTACAAATTTCTTAAAAGAAAAATCGGTAAACACATACCTCATACACATTGCATGTGCGTTTGTATTCTTTATAAATATTAGTGAAAAAATATCAACACTATTACTCATCTTATTCTTTGCCACAAGCATACTGAACATTAAAAACTTTTCACGTGCACAATTTAAAAAAGTAAGTATCATCTTTCTACTATTCATTGTGTATGTAGGCATCAATCTTATTGTAGAAGAAAACTTCTTGTTTAAAACGGTTGAAAAAAAACTATCACTTTTCATTCTGCCCATTGCGTTTTCCATCATGTATGTGGATAAAAAAGCAATATACCAAGTATGTTTATTTTTTGTGTATGGAGTGGCTTTTGGTTGTCTATTAAATTTGATAGAACCATTCATCAACGATTTTGATTGGGCAACCATGCAGTTTGTGGAGGTAAAGCAAAAAGTTGTTTTTAAAAACCATAATTGGCTCAATCATTTTTACTCATTACACTTTCCAAATTTTCTAGACAGATCGTATTATTCTATATACTTGAATTTTGCGATTGCTGTGGTTTGGTATTTGTTAAATTGGAAAATGCGACACAAAATAGCCATTATCCTATTCTTTTTACTACACATATTTTTGTCTAACAGCCTCATTGGACTTTTAGGTTTAGGTGTATTATTTGTGGTATTTACCTTTAGTATTCGCAAACCATACTTAATACTGTTAATTCCTGTACTTGTCACCATTGTAGTATTGTTGTCTCCGCGACTTCTTAAATACAGTTCAGAATTTTGGTTGTATTTGACAGAACCCGATAAAATACCCAAAGACTTCTTAGGAAACCGATGGCGTATGTGGACCTGTTCTATAGACCTTATTCAAGAAGCGCCTTGGTTTGGGTATGGAAAAGAAGGTTTTGATATGGCATTCAACGATATACTGCATGAAAAAGTTGGTTGGAGTCGTTACTTACTCAGTCAAGTAGGATTCAATTCGCACAACCAATACATGCAAATTTGGGGCGAAATAGGAATTTTTGGAGTTCTCATTTACATCGCAGCATTTATTAGTTTTATCATTCAAGCGGTAAAAAAGAACACGAATGCAAAATTTCTAAAACTAACTTTCATACTACTCATTGTCCTTTTTTCTTTTTCTGAAACCGTGATTAATAGATACATAGGAATTTCCTTTTTCATATTTTTTTACTGTTTTTTACAAGTGAATTCGAGCTTGGATAGAGAAAATTGTTAATTTTGTCAAAAATTTAAAATGTTGAAGCATAGCATTATTTTAAAAATAGGAATCCTATTAATAAAAAACATAGCGATTTTTCAAGTTCCCGTATTGCGGGACATTCGATGGTTTTTTTACAGGAAATACTACGGAGCTCCTAAATTATATGTAGATAGTGGTGTAGACATTTCTTCAGCACATACCAATGCAAATGCTTCTTTTGAAGGAACAGGAAAAATAAACCTCGGAAAAGGTGTGTACATAGACTATTCTGGAGGTGTAAAAATTGGACATGCAGTCGCCGTATCTGCAGGCGCAAAAATATTTACACACAATCACGATATCAACGGAAAATTTAAAGATTGGCAAAAAAATGGCATCACCTATTCTAGCGTAGTTATTGAAGATTATGCCTGGATTGGTGCCGATGCGTTAATCATGCCGTCCGTAAAGCGTATCGGAGAAGGAAGTATCATTGGCTCAGGAGCGGTTGTTACCAAAGACACAGAACCGTATGGAATTTATGTTGGAAACCCAGCAAAGAAAATTGCACAAAGAAAGGTAGGCGAATTCAATGAATAGAATCATAGCTATTTTGCCTTCATTGGCGTTGTACGGATTAGGACTTGCCAGTTTCTTCTTCTTAGACATCTACATTTCTTCAAATTACGATCAAGAATTTGTAAGTCAATGGGCATTCTATAAATCCAGTATATTTATCCTTGGCGGATTTTGTATTTTAGGCTTCGACCAAGTCATGGTGCGTGTTCCCAAATTACACTTCTTTATCAAAAAGAAATTTGTATTTCAGTCACTGCTCATCAGTATTTTAGGCACATCGTTAGTTTGGTTTTTCTATCCGCTACAAAATGTGTGGTTGTTTTTTGTGACGCTCAACCTGTTTTCTATGGTGATTTTCCTTTCGGGAATCTTTAGAGCCAATCAAAAATTTACCATTGCACAATTAGCCACCAACGGATGGAAAATTGTCATTGTAGCTGCTTTTTTCTTAATTGTAGAAAAAAACATGCTCAACCTGCTTGCCATGAGTTTGGGACTTATATTTATCATTCTCATATTACTGTATGTAAAAAATTATAGCAAAGCACCTTCTGGCGATGAAATTCTCAAATATGATACGTATAGAAAAACGGGAATTGCCTTCTTTTTACACAACATGACCTTGACAAGTGCAGTGTATGGCGAGCAATTTATCATCAATCTATATGGAAACGAATACATTTCATCAGAATTATTTATGTATTTCGCGTATTTCAGTCCCATCATACTCAGTGCCAATGGCTTCATCGGCTTCATCATTGGTCCAAAACTAAGAGCAAGAAAAACCGTAACGACGGCAGATTATCGGTCGTTGCAATTAAAATTGGTATTATTTGCCGTAGTCATGGCGCTCATTTCTTTTGCAGTAGGGATCTTTTTATTAGATCAATTCAAAGGAACACCTTTTGCTGAGGTGAATATTCCCTTGGCAATAACGGTATTGGCGTGTTGTATGATTCGAACCGTATACACAGCTTCTTCCTTATACTTAGGCGTATTTGGAAGCAACGCTTTCTTATACAAAACGGCAGGTCTTAACTGGGCTGTGCTTATCACATATATCTCATTAATATTAGTAGGATTAATAAGTAACATCGCAGTAGACACACTGATTATTGTGATTGCAATCCTCACAACATTGCACTGGCTTTCGCGATTAATTATATCGCACAGCTATGCAGTAAACGTTTTTAAAGATGAAAAACATTAAAATAGTTGCACCACTTTCGTCACTATCTGAAAGAACTCGATTATACAAACTAACTCTATTTTTACATGATACGTTAGGCTATAAAAACATAAAACATGTGGGTTGGGAACGCATTCCTGGTGAAAGAGAAGAAAAAAGATTTGATTTTAAAATAGAGAAAAAAATCATTCTAAAAGGTGGCGGTTATGGGACAAGCAAAGTAAAAGGACTCTATTTTTTATGGTTGATCAAAACCTTTTTTTACTGTCTCAAATTTGGAAAAAAAGACATCGTTTGGGCATTGGGTTTTGAAAGTGCCTTTCCCGCAATGATGGCATCCAAAATAAAAGGCTTTAAAGTTGTATTTGACGATGCCGATCGCTTCTCTATGATCTTTAAATTTCCGAGTTTCATAGACAAAATTATACGGTTTTTAGAAAAAAGAACCTCACGAGGTGTTGACTTTCAT harbors:
- a CDS encoding O-antigen ligase; protein product: MNVAITNFLKEKSVNTYLIHIACAFVFFINISEKISTLLLILFFATSILNIKNFSRAQFKKVSIIFLLFIVYVGINLIVEENFLFKTVEKKLSLFILPIAFSIMYVDKKAIYQVCLFFVYGVAFGCLLNLIEPFINDFDWATMQFVEVKQKVVFKNHNWLNHFYSLHFPNFLDRSYYSIYLNFAIAVVWYLLNWKMRHKIAIILFFLLHIFLSNSLIGLLGLGVLFVVFTFSIRKPYLILLIPVLVTIVVLLSPRLLKYSSEFWLYLTEPDKIPKDFLGNRWRMWTCSIDLIQEAPWFGYGKEGFDMAFNDILHEKVGWSRYLLSQVGFNSHNQYMQIWGEIGIFGVLIYIAAFISFIIQAVKKNTNAKFLKLTFILLIVLFSFSETVINRYIGISFFIFFYCFLQVNSSLDRENC
- a CDS encoding acyltransferase, with product MLKHSIILKIGILLIKNIAIFQVPVLRDIRWFFYRKYYGAPKLYVDSGVDISSAHTNANASFEGTGKINLGKGVYIDYSGGVKIGHAVAVSAGAKIFTHNHDINGKFKDWQKNGITYSSVVIEDYAWIGADALIMPSVKRIGEGSIIGSGAVVTKDTEPYGIYVGNPAKKIAQRKVGEFNE